Below is a genomic region from Rhododendron vialii isolate Sample 1 chromosome 5a, ASM3025357v1.
CATATTTTAGTTGCGTTCTTTATGAATTCTTTCATCTTTAAGTGCTACCGTCAAGCAACAATAGCCTTGAAATATAATGCGACATGTTTTTTCGGGTTCAGTTATTACGCAGTATTCTCCTCTGGCTCTCCTCTAACTGAATGATTTGCTACCTGCACATGGTTGGTTGCAGCTTTAGTTTAACTCTTTTTTAGtgcatattttattttacttttctggATTTGGTATTCTCTTTCATGTGATGCTTTTTTCCATCCTTCATTGAGTTTAATTTGTGTTCCTTTTCAGCACATTAACAGATGGATGAAAATTCAGAAGGTATGTCACAGGAATTGCGTCAATCCACTGTGATTGGTCGCATGTACGGTGCTTCAGTTATTGGTCACACGAATCATGCACCTGTTGTTGACCATTCTGACCTGCCAGCAGCATGTGTATTATGCCAAAGAATCCTCTCACCTGATAATGAGGCTGGGCATCTTGAAGCATTCAGTATGTGTGGAGATTGTAAGTTCTTATTTCTCGAAGAATTTGGAACTCCAACAGTAGACGCTCATCGGAGGCAGACAACCAGAGTCAGTAGAACAAGGCACAGCAGTTCTGAGTcaattgagaattttttttcacagcAGTTTTCACATATGATTAGCCTTGCGAGGCAAAGCCCCTCAACTGCACCTGATAATGAAAGTCAGACTGCAGACACCGATGCTGCTGCCAGGTTCCTGCAGCTTTCACGTCCCCGAAGCACTCCAAGTGGGTCCAGAAGATGGAGGAGGGCACTGTCTGATACTGAAAGTGAGGGGTTTGATTCTCTTTATGGAGAGAGTGAATCAAATGTCAGCTTTAGTGGATACAGGCCTTTCCAGAGTGAGAGTGATGCCATTTCATATAGTGCTTATGGAGGGGATTCCGATGCTTCTGTGGATGGACATAGTTTCCTGGATACTGAAATTTTTATCCACGCAGATGCTGGAAGTGATAGTGACACTGATACAGATATTGACCCCATGCGTGCTGGTCTCAACCAATGGAACTCAGATGACCAAGAAGAAGATGacgatgatgaagaagaagaaaatgaatgggAAGAAGCTGATGCTGAGGAAAATGATGCAGAATCTTCTGCAGGGGTTCACCCCCAAAGTTCATCAGGTCGAATTGCAAGCAATGGGCCTGTAACTTGGCGTGGACAGCTTCGTTCTCCTGAACTTGAGGGAGCCATTCATGTTAGAATAGGGGAAAGGAGACAAACATATATTGCTGACTTACTTGCTAACTTGGAGGGACCAGTGGGACTGCCTTTTGTTGGGAATTCCAGGGATTATGTGGATTCAAGGGGCTTTGATGAATTGCTTGAGCGTCTTGCTGAGGCTGATGACTCAAGACGAGGAGCACCTCCTGCAGCTGTGTCCTTTGTGAATAGTTTACCTCGTGTGGTCGTCAGTGAAGAGCATGAGAAGCAGGATGGTTTGGCATGTGCAATCTGCAAGGATTTTCTCTCTGTTGGGACTATTGTAAATCAGCTACCTTGTTTTCACCTCTATCACCCTTCCTGTATCTTACCCTGGCTAACAGCACGGAATTCATGCCCCCTTTGTCGGTATGAGCTTCCAACTGATGACAAAGATTATGAGGAAGGCAAGCGGAACACTACTAGCTCTAGTTTAGAGATTAATGAAATCCAGCCGCAGGAGATGAGTGAGGAGGATAGTTCGTCAGACATTAATGATGATGGTGGAGTAGGTGGAATGCAGCAGGCAGATTTTGTAAGGGAGGAACGTGAGCATGCCACAGGGGACACAACAAGAGGAAGGTGGTTGTTTCTTGCTGCTGCTCCAATTGTCAGTCTTGTAGGCATTGTTCTTGTGTTGTGGTTGGGCAATCCTCTGACAGAAAGAAGAGGGCCAATTGGCCACCATGACTTCCCAGGACAGGGACAGCATCCTAATCGCAGTTCTCGCTCCTGGCCACCCAACCATAGGGAGAACAGGAGCAGGAGGTGGTGGTCGTTGTTCTAAGTTCTCTGATTATTAGAATCTGATCTTAGTGTTTTCCTGTTAAAAAGGTGTTGTGATTCTGTGGATGTGTTCATACTCTTCTGGTTGAGTTCTTGAATTGGTGAGTTTGGGCCTTTTTGACAGAGTTCTTTTTATTCTTATGAGTTGGATTTGGTTCAAGTCCGTGCAGATTCAAAGTTCTTGATCAATAATTCCACATGCTCCTGCAAATGATATCTGTCAACTGACGTGGAATACCGCAGCCATGACTTCAGATAGGGCATCGTCCCCAAAATCCATGTGGGAATGTATGCTCTATTTTCGTCCCTCCATGTTAGGAATGGTTTCCATGTGGGAATGTATGCTTTATTTTCCTCCCTCCATGTTAGGAATGGTGCAAAAGTTAAATTTGACGAACAAGTTGTGACTCGTTTTGAGAAGTTGAAAATGGGAACCCACGATAGGAATTGAATCCTGGACTTGTTCCTGGTAGAGGGAAAATTTAGAATTGGTGCGTCCCTTTCTTCTCTTGTGACTTGTTTCTATATAATACCAAggaaaattagccataaaaTGGTTTTCATTTAAGAGGACAccagcaaaatagttttcagcagaggtttttcaatttttttagttttttagctATAATATCACCACatgtttagacactttcatatgATTTTATGGTGCATTTTTCTATTATAAGATTTTaatggtttagacactttcataaggtaccatagggttttaggcactttcctAGGATACCAATATTTGTTCTTATGTTAGATTGCAAAATATGCTTGTCCTCGagctcaaaaaatgaaaatataagGGATTTTTGTCCAAGTCCCTTTTAATTAAATACCCACCCATACAACAAAGACGGTAAAGACATGAGACAACAGCGATGTTTGAGATTCGAATTGAAAATACCAATACCCTCgcaaaaagataaagaaaagaaaagaaagaactgGTTAACCAAAGATGAAAGTGAACATGAATATTAAATTAGCTGGCTACCTAAAACAAGTTTGTTGGATCgtagaaaaaagagaggctaAAACACATATAATAGCGGCAGAGCAAAATCATGAAGCGCCTTCTGGCAGCTCTTTTTCACACATTTCTCATGGTTATCCTTTTCGATTTACTATTAACACGGACTTCTGAAGAAAAACAGTGGAAGGGGGTAATGCCATTGTGACAACCAGCCACAGATAGCGAATGGTTTTGCCATAAGATGATACTCAGACGAGTAACAGCTGCTCCCTTCCCCTCATTTCAGCCCAACAGCATCGTGGTGGAATTCATAATGTAAAAAGAGCACCACGTGCAATTTAGAAGAGAATGTGGAGATAGAGAACTATCCACCCAGACATAGAAAGAATTGCAAATATATGAACCCAGAACAGCACAGCTGCTCCCTCTCTCCCACATCCTCTCAAATTGGCTACAGCACCTACAACAAAAGGGACAAGTAAAATTGTCAATAAATGTATCACAATTCACGATTACCTTTCATCATATTCCTACTACAGATTGCTTGGAGTAGGCTTTTTTTATCCTGTGCCTTAGTTTCAACATTGTTTGCAAACCTTGATTAGGGAATCATCTAATATGCATATGTATCCGTATTTAAAGGGTATGACAAAACGACACTCAGGATTGCATGCTCAACTTGAAGGTTCTTATTGTTCCTGTGCATAAAGAATGCACAGGTATCTAGTGACGACACTATATTGCTCATGCAGATGCAGTGATGTCACAGGCATTTAATGTGCTTTCAAGAACAGTCTTGTCGAATGCCATGCGCATAGCATTAAAAGGTTTGACCTTCAAAAAAGGGGATCCATGATATATACTTGTCCGCAAATTCGGCTTATCTAACGGAGTAGCTGATGTACGGCAAACAATGTCCAGGGATGACACACTAAATTTGGCTCGGCTTAATCTCTCGCTTCGGAAAAACACAACTACATTGGATTCAGCTATTACCAGAAAGCACAGATGTGGGCATTGAATGCTGGAGGAGAAGGACGAATCTGAACATCTTATCATCAGGAGGAAGGAAACCGAGCTTGTCAGCCAACATGACAATGCCAAGTCCAGCTGGAGGAACCAAAACCAACCGCCCAAAAACAATTGCAGCAGTTGTCCGAATACCAAGCTTTGAACTCCCCGGCCCTGCAAGTAACCCCAATTTGTAAGCCATCTAATTCATGTATGCCATCTCAAAGGCCAATAGTGGGGAAGGTACAATGAGATCATTGCACTGCAATGGAAAGGAAACAAATCTAGGACTGAGGATCATAAAAGCCATAGATTCCCTGCGATTAGGACATGTTAAAGTACTGAGACATGACCAATAAGTAGGTCAACTTACCATCTATAAGGTTGCCACCTAATGCCAACAAAATGGATGGAATCATCGCATCCCTGAGAGTTAAAAACAATGTCAGAAATCAACAATGTTCGAATTTAGAGCTAACTTCAGCCTATAGGTCTGCGAATAATTGTGTTAAGTAGAAAATAAAACAATCTCGGGGGCTGTCCTGGTCTTACAGGCTGAAACATTTAAAGAGTAGCACCTTATTAGAACAAAGCGACACTGGATAACAAATCTCATTTTAATAGGAACTTTCTGGTGTGAACAGTTTATTTAAGCATTTCTGAAGCTTGTTTAGACTCAACTATATCATTCTTGATGCCAAGGAAATGAAAACTTCAGAAAAAGTATCATAGTACATTACCGAAGCTACAAAAATTGCAGGAAAAGTATCAAAAcacgtcaaacttttgtaggtGGACACTTGCATAAACTTCTGCTATTCCTAAAGCAGTGTTCTGACAATAAAACCAAGTAAAGTAAAAAGAATTATACAGCATTAGTAGCAAATGCTTTCAATAATCAAGAAGGATTATATTAAATAAGTTTGACACTTGCCATAAGAATAGTTAGTATGGTGCGAGGGATCATTTGCAAACTGACAAAAGGGATGAGTGTGCAAATCCTAGAAACTGACAAAAGGGATGAGTTTCTAACTGTCTCACACTAGTGGTTGTGGGTTGTGTTAGACTGTCATGGGATCAAGAAGGCGCTGTCCACAAAGCATGCTTTTGACCAAACATATACAGAAACCAGTGACCACAAACTGGTAGCTATGGGAATTACGTGGAATTTAACTGTCAGATGCTTTCTGCTTTTATTCACCATTTAAAATTCCAACGGGCTTCAAAATTAATTTGTCTGTGAACTATTAACTCAAGTATAAACAACaacatttctctttcaactccacacactttttgttttttcatttttcctagTTCCCAGTAATGAGGACATATCCAAAGAGATTCCAGTGTTTCCTGACTTCGATTTTGCCTTCAGTTGTATTGTGCAACCTATTTTATACAAGAAACTTGCTTCTTTCATCAGCAAAAAGTAGAGTTACACCAATGCACATGTATATGTACGTGTAAGAGCATTGTTGAATGTAAATTATAACTGCAAAGAATATCCAACAGAaaggaaacaacaaaataaacacACAGGAGGTACTGAGCATACCCAAGAATCGTGCAGCTGTCAGTGAAGAAATAAAGAGGAGCATCATTTGTAAAGACTAATCGCTTCAGAAATGGTACACATCCAATTACCATTGCTAAAATCTGCAGAAAAGACATGCTTTCCAACTTATTGGTAGATAGTGAGGACAAAATGGGTAGACCAACTAGAGAGCCAAGAACTTTGACAATAAAGCAGACAGTATACAGAACCCTCAAGTGTTCACTGAAAGTATACTTATTTCttaacaacattaataaacCGGTTTTAATTTAGATGCTCTGAATCCAGAATCCTTTTTGAAACCTAAGGATCAGAATACTTGGAGTAAACTTGATTAATAATGTGCAGGCCAGTCTTTTGTCATTACACCCCCTTGCTATTACATTACAACAGAACATCAAGTGTTGTTTCCCAAACATCAAATTTCCAACAAcccaaaatttataaattttatcaGTGCAACAAAATCTTTtggacaaagaagaaaaaaccccAAACTGGAGTGTACTATCACCAAACATGATGCAACAACACGTGCATTCCAATTACAAATCAACTAACAAAAAGTCCCCAGCATGCAGAATGTGAAGAAAATTAACAAGCTATTAAAAGATTGAACTTACAGAAGCAATGATAGGGGGGTGAAGGATTTGCTTGACCTTCAACTTCTCAAACACAAAAGCTAATAGATCTTTGATCTGCATCAAAGCATTAAAACTTATTGCATTCCCATTCCATTTCACTGAAGTTTATAACATAAGGAGCTAGAGAGCACAATAGTTATTGGTCTCAATCAAGCTGACTTTTGCAAAAGGCTAAGCAGTGTATTGAGGATGCGTATGGAAGACCCCTTACGTTTTGGATACTGGACTCAAAGATTGACAAATaatgttcctctctctctgtatacaGACGCGCACACACAGAGATTGCTTCTTTTCACGTCCTCTTCTTGTCCCTTACCTCCCTTTCATCTAGTTCTGCATCactaaagctctgatactatCTTAGATCACCAATTGTCCCATAAGCTTAAATTGTCAAGGAATGATGGCAAGCATATACACCAAGCTATCCAACATACGTCTACATGATGTCTCTCAAGGGGGGATAACAGTACCACATACAGGATGTATAATGTCCCATCAATCTTGGTGAGAAATTTTTAGTGTTATCTTTCATAAAAGCCATTCTCAAGAAATGGGAATAGTTCCAAGCAGCAACCGATGACAGCCCCTTACAGAAGGAAACTGAACCTTTGTCTCTATCCATCGAACAAAACCTCCAAAGAATACACAAAAGTTCAAAGAAGATGTCTAAGGGTGGGTTACCTTTGTGTGACATGCATTCAATAATGAACAAACTACAAATTCTACTGCTACGACTTTTTAAATATGTACACTCAAGATTATTTGGATTTCCTAAGTGAAAACTAGTACTCCTAAGTAGAAACAGCCTCAACCATGTATATTTCTTGGTGGAAAGTAGATTAATTTGAATTTATAACCACAGGGAGGTTAATGGCCCAAAGCCATGTGCTCCTATTTCTATTCGaagcagaaaacaaaagaacaacATATTGAAGCAAGGTTTACTGAAAACATCCTAACCAGCCATGCCAATATCTCTTCTATATGTACAGAGTCATTTCTCTCTGTCTCCTTTGAGCAGCACGTGATCTTGAAGGAGCTGGAACAAATATACAATGATATAACATATGGAAAGCAAGGTTCTCACCTTTCTTATCTTTGGAGCATCTGAATTTGTTGGCATAGCCTCCTGCGTAAGTAAGGGAACTTGCTCCTGAGTGCTATCCTTTGGAGAATTCTTGAGTGGAAGATCCCTGTCCTCAATATCAAAGGTACCTTCGGATGGAGGCGCGAGCATATAGAAAACGTAGGTGTATAGGACGATGGCACCAACCTaagatatacatatataaattaaAAGTTATTAGATGTTTGTCATTTTCATTGgaaatatcaaacaaaaaacacgTAATGCATAGATAAACAATCTTTTAAGTCACAAACATATGCAACAGGAATTCAGATACCAGGAAAACATGAAACAAGAGTTACCAAGGTACCTTCTGCAAGATTGCATCGTTAAGCTAATTACTTAAACCGATATCATTTCGTATCAGACGATCTTTTAAATTTAACTGCAAAAGGCCATAATTATCATTTCGTATCTGTAGTCTGTTATAGGTACAACTCTCAATGTTGAAGGGCGACAAAT
It encodes:
- the LOC131326198 gene encoding protein PIN-LIKES 6 isoform X2 — encoded protein: MERFLLGFPTRNQIGGGESLVDTIKIAVLPIAKVFTICFLGFLLAYFKILPANGRKLLNGLVFSLLLPCLIFSQLGQAITLEKMIEWWFIPFNVLLATISGSLIGLAVASIVRPPYPFFKFTIVHIGIGNIGNVPLVLISALCREKSNPFGDSEKCTQDGNAYISFGQWVGAIVLYTYVFYMLAPPSEGTFDIEDRDLPLKNSPKDSTQEQVPLLTQEAMPTNSDAPKIRKIKDLLAFVFEKLKVKQILHPPIIASILAMVIGCVPFLKRLVFTNDAPLYFFTDSCTILGDAMIPSILLALGGNLIDGPGSSKLGIRTTAAIVFGRLVLVPPAGLGIVMLADKLGFLPPDDKMFRFVLLLQHSMPTSVLSGAVANLRGCGREGAAVLFWVHIFAILSMSGWIVLYLHILF
- the LOC131326197 gene encoding uncharacterized protein LOC131326197, translating into MDENSEGMSQELRQSTVIGRMYGASVIGHTNHAPVVDHSDLPAACVLCQRILSPDNEAGHLEAFSMCGDCKFLFLEEFGTPTVDAHRRQTTRVSRTRHSSSESIENFFSQQFSHMISLARQSPSTAPDNESQTADTDAAARFLQLSRPRSTPSGSRRWRRALSDTESEGFDSLYGESESNVSFSGYRPFQSESDAISYSAYGGDSDASVDGHSFLDTEIFIHADAGSDSDTDTDIDPMRAGLNQWNSDDQEEDDDDEEEENEWEEADAEENDAESSAGVHPQSSSGRIASNGPVTWRGQLRSPELEGAIHVRIGERRQTYIADLLANLEGPVGLPFVGNSRDYVDSRGFDELLERLAEADDSRRGAPPAAVSFVNSLPRVVVSEEHEKQDGLACAICKDFLSVGTIVNQLPCFHLYHPSCILPWLTARNSCPLCRYELPTDDKDYEEGKRNTTSSSLEINEIQPQEMSEEDSSSDINDDGGVGGMQQADFVREEREHATGDTTRGRWLFLAAAPIVSLVGIVLVLWLGNPLTERRGPIGHHDFPGQGQHPNRSSRSWPPNHRENRSRRWWSLF
- the LOC131326198 gene encoding protein PIN-LIKES 6 isoform X1 — translated: MTFSKTHYILDLSRNFLFLSCVLQSKRIDLTTKLNENRNRLSKFSYLEIFVVWRIQVQKFKLENMERFLLGFPTRNQIGGGESLVDTIKIAVLPIAKVFTICFLGFLLAYFKILPANGRKLLNGLVFSLLLPCLIFSQLGQAITLEKMIEWWFIPFNVLLATISGSLIGLAVASIVRPPYPFFKFTIVHIGIGNIGNVPLVLISALCREKSNPFGDSEKCTQDGNAYISFGQWVGAIVLYTYVFYMLAPPSEGTFDIEDRDLPLKNSPKDSTQEQVPLLTQEAMPTNSDAPKIRKIKDLLAFVFEKLKVKQILHPPIIASILAMVIGCVPFLKRLVFTNDAPLYFFTDSCTILGDAMIPSILLALGGNLIDGPGSSKLGIRTTAAIVFGRLVLVPPAGLGIVMLADKLGFLPPDDKMFRFVLLLQHSMPTSVLSGAVANLRGCGREGAAVLFWVHIFAILSMSGWIVLYLHILF